The Calothrix sp. PCC 7507 DNA segment CTTCAGAAGGTAAATGGCTATTTAGTGAATCCGACGATGAAGAAGGAGTTTTAACTTTAGCTTCAGTAAATAACCAAATTCCCCATCGCCAGATTTACGAACGAGTCAAGTTTGAAAGTGAATCAGAATAGACATTGTAATCAGCAATTCATAATTACGAATTGCAAATTATTTAAGGTGTTCCGACTGCTCCAGAGTAAATTAAACCCCGTTGCAAGTCCATCGTCAGAATTGCCCCATCGCGAATTACTTGCGTCGCCTTCTTCACGCCAACAATTACAGGTACACCTAGACGCAAGCCAATCACTGCTGCATGACTTGTGAGACTTTCATCTTCTGTAATAATCCCCGCAGCTTTGCGAATCGCCTCGACAAAATCAGCGCTGGTGCGGGGAGCAACCAAAATATCGCCAGGATTAAAGTTACTAACTTCCATACCAGTGTGAGCAACTCTAGCACGACCACTCACAGAACCTTGTCCCAAGCCAATTCCTTGGCCGAGAACTGCTGTTACTACCTCAACTTTAATTAAATCTGTTGATCCAGACACCCCTTGGAGTGTACCAGCAGTCATTACGACCAAATCTCCCTCAGTTAGTAGCTCATTTTCTTGAGCGACATTAATCGCTGCTTGAAAAGTTTGCCCAGTCGAAGGTAGTCCCAGTACTAACAGCGGTTTAACTCCCCACACCATCTGTAACTGTCTGGCCACATTTACATGGGGTGTAATTGCCAAAATAGGTGTCCGGGGACGGAACTTAGAAACGTTACGGGCTGTCGCTCCAGTTTGCGTCAAAGTCATAATTGCCGCAGCACCTAGTTGCTCTGCAATTTGACCTACAGCTTGACTAATGGCGTTGGGAATGGAACGCCTAGCATCTCTTAACTGACGGACTGTAGAACTGAGCGCCTCTTCCTGCTCAATCCGTTCCGCAATGCGTGCCATTGTCGCCACAGCTTCTACTGGAAAGTCGCCAACAGCGGTTTCATTAGAGAGCATGACTGCATCCGTGCCATCTAAAATCGCATTGGCCACATCCGATACTTCAGCACGGGTGGGACGGGGATTGCTCACCATGCTGTCTAACATTTGGGTGGCGGTGATGATAGGAATCCCCAAGCGGTTGGCTGTAGCAATCAGCCGCTTTTGCAGAATGGGGACATCTTCGGCTGGTAGTTCCACACCTAAGTCGCCTCTGGCTACCATCACGCCGTCACACAAAGCCAGAACTGCTTCCATTTGTTCAATGGCTTCATGCTTTTCAATTTTGGCAACTACTGGCACATATTTACCAGTACTAGAAATTAGTTCTTTGATTTCAATTAAATCCTGGGGGTTGCGGACAAAGGAAAGTGCTACCCAATCTACACCTTGATCTAGACCGAACATGAGATCCTCTCGGTCTTTGTCGGTCATAGCTTTAATTGAAAGATAAACTCCAGGAAAGTTTACACCTTTGTTGTTGGAAAGTTTACCAGGAACCGTAACACGACAATGTAAATCACCTTTATCGCGGTTAATCTCCTCGACCAGCATTTCTACTCGCCCATCATCGAGGAGGATTTTAGCGCCAACCGGGACTTCTTCAGCTAAATAATCGTAAGTGATGCAGCTAATATCCTGTGTGCCGATCACTGGACGATTTGTCAAGGTGAAGCGATCGCCTTTGGCAACAATTATCGACCCATTCTCAAACTTACCCAAGCGAATTTTCGGCCCTTGCAAGTCTTGGAGAATTGCCACTGGCTGATTGAGTTCAAAGGCAGTTTGCCGAATTAAGCGAATATTCCGCTGATGGTCAGCATGGGTTCCGTGGGAAAAGTTTAGCCGCAGCGTAGTTGCACCCGCTTCAATGATCGCCTTGAGCATTTCTGGGCTGCTAGTTGCGGGACCAATCGTAGCGACAATTTTTGTCCGGCGTATAGAATCTCTTAATTGCATAGGGGCTGAATCTAGGGAGCTATCTGGGAATCATCGTAAGTTAAGAGGCATTTCTTTTTCAGTCACTGCCATAGCAGTTAGGGAGATTGGGCATTGGGCATTGGGCATTGGGCATTGGTTATTCCCCCAGTTCCTAGTCCCTAGTTCCCAGTCCTCAGTCCTTGGTCACTGAGCGCAGCCGAAGTGCAGTCCCTAGTCCCCAGCTTTTCTGTGGGATAGACTAGCTATCGTACACCAATCTTGGTTCCATCCTCCCAAGGAAAGACTTTTTCTCTGCAAATCCTTAGCACTCACCACGCCCTGTTTATCATAGGCAAAGCTTAGGTCTCGTCTGGAATCATAGCGTTATTCATCTGCTGTTCAGCAAAGCTGCTGGTAATTCTTGCTATACAATAATTCACAAAACTTTATTCTTCACTAATCTTTATCGTATATTCGTAATTGTTAATAAACTTAAGGAGTCCAGAATGCTCACGTCGGAGGCACAAAAGCCACTGGCAATCCCGCCCAAGGAATTTTTAGCGCCTCCCGGTGATTTCAACCCGACGCTACTGCTGTTTTTGGTAGTTGTGGCAATGTTAGTTTTATCTAACTTCGGTTACTGGTTGTGGGAATGGCCGGATTGGTTATGCTTTAGCGTTAATACTCTGTGCTTGCATTGTGCTGGAACGGTAATTCACGATGCTTGTCACCAATCAGCCCATCGCAATCGAGTCATCAACGCTTTGTTAGGTCATGGTAGTGCTTTAATACTGGCTTTTGCCTTTCCAGTTTTTACACGGGTACATTTACAGCATCACGGACATGTCAATCATCCCCAGGATGACCCAGATCATTATGTCTCCACTGGTGGGCCGTTGTGGCTGATTGCGGTACGGTTTTTGTACCACGAGGTATTTTTCTTTCAACGGAAACTGTGGCGTAAATATGAACTTCTGGAATGGTTTATTAGCCGCTTGATTGTTGGGGCAATTTTTTATATTTCCGTTCAGTACCACTTTTTGGGTTATATTCTCAATTTTTGGTTCATCCCGGCGTTTTTAGTGGGAATAGCATTGGGATTATTTTTTGATTATTTACCACATCGTCCTTTTGTGGAACGCGATCGCTGGAAAAATGCCCGCGTCTACCCGAACCAAATTCTGAATATCCTGATTTTGGGGCAGAACTACCATCTAATTCATCATTTGTGGCCTTCCATTCCCTGGTATAATTACCAACCTGCATATCATGTAATGAAGCCGCTTTTAGATGAAAAGGGATGTTATCAAACTTCAGGACTATTACAGAAAAAAGACTTTTTTGAGTTTGTTTACGATATTTTCTTAGGGATTCGATTTCATCACCACAAAGCGACTGAAAAATAAACAAATATCAAGCATAAGTAACTCGGCATAAATAATTTTCGCTGGCAATAGGCAATATAGCGGTTTTCAGATTAGTGAGATACAGTTTTAAATCGCCAAGCCTGTAGATACTGTCTTGATTCGTCAAGAGGCATGAGCGAGATAATCAGGGTCAAAAGGCTTTTGGGATTTTAAAATCGCAAAAGCAAAATGCAAGAGCTTACGCATAACAGCACCAAGGACTTGCATTTTGACCTTGCCACGGTCAAGTAATCGCTGTGCAAATAATTTCAGCAAAGGATTATGGCGCATAGCAGCGACAGCAGGCATATAAAGTGCCTTTCGGAGTCGGGCATTGCCAATTCGCGATAAGTGAGACTTAGCTTGTACCGAAGAACCACTAGAACGTTCTTGGGGAGTTAAGCCAGCATGAGCAGCTAACTGGCGAGCGTTGCGGTATTGTTCAAGACAACCGATTTCGGTTAACAGCACAGCCGCAGTCTGCTCACCAATACCAGGGATTGAGGTTAAAAGGTCGCGCTTGGCCTTCAAATCAGGATGGCGCTCAAAGTGGTCGTGAATCAGTTGTTTCACCTGGACAATCAGCTGTTTTAACTGCTCTAAATGAGACTCAATTAAAGCGGCAACAGTGGGTGTGGCAGTTTCTAACCGATTCTGCTCCTGTTGGTACATGTCCGTGAGCGATTCTAAACGACGAAGGAGCGCTTGAAGCTCTTTCACCTCAACTGGTAAAGGAGTCCAAAGTTCTGGGGCAATCGCCAGACAAAAACGCGCAATCACTGCGGCATCTACTTTGTCCGTCTTAGTACGAAGTAGTTCGCTCTTGGCAAATCCTTTAATGCGGGATGGATTGACCACACTGACTTTGTGACCATTCTCCACTAAAAACTCTGCCAATGCTTCGCCATAGGTGCTTGTCGCTTCCATGCAGCCATGAACTTGAGTCGCTCCTTGTTTGGAGAGCCAATTTTTCAGGACAAGAAAACCTTCTGGATTGTTTTTAAAGACTTTGGATTTTGTGGTTTGGTTCTCCAGTATCAAAGTCACATGAAAATCTTTTTTACTGATATCGATACCGAGAACTATTTTTGACATGAGACATTTCCTCCACAGTTAATTTCTACAATAGAAGAACTGATGAATTGCATCTACTATCCTTGTGAATGCAGACTTTCCCAATATTTGGGGTCTAAGATACTGTCCAGTCTCTACAATTCAATTCGATTTCACCGATACAGGTTGCCAATCTACGTTACAGACTTTTGTATGGTCTCAGGGGCGGGGCAGCTTGACCTGGTATTACCAGTCCTCCAAAAAGAATTGTGTCGTTAAACTAGTACAGGCAACATTTAAGTTTTTTGAACTGCATTCTCAAGTCAAGTCTTTGCTCTACATCACAGTGAAAGCTATTTACTCGGTTCCTTGGGATCTTCTATTTAAGATACAAGGGGCGGGGAAACTCCGCCCTCAATTGCTTTTCATTAGTGAATTGGTATGACTAGTACAGCTTGGCGTAAATAAACCAACCATTGTAAATCGCTCAAAGGCTTACTATACAACTTTCTTCATTTCAGACTTCAGACTTCAGATTTCAGACTTCAGCCTTTGTGTACTAGCTGATTATTGTGCCCAAGGCATTGGTTCAATTGGCTCAAAAGAGGTTGTCAGTTTATAAGGCGAGCCTGTTTCGAGAGAGTTATGGATAGCCAAGACAAGTTCATTATTATGCAGAGAAAATCTCGCTGAAAGTCGAGAGGGACGCTCCCCAGCGATCGCATCCGCCATTTCTGCCACACCCCGGCAAAAATCCATTTCTTGAGCGCTTCTAGATCCTAATCGCGCTGCTTTTCTGACTAACGGATAATTTTGCTTCCAAATGCCTTCCAGCCGCTTGCGCCTGATAGTAATACTACGTCTGATGTAGACCGGCGAGCCATAATACCAACAATCTTTAATCCCAAGTATACCGTCATCCCCAATAATTCTTAATGAGTGGTCATGGGGTGCAACGATACTGCAAGTCAGTCTAGCAACCACACCGGAAGCAAATTTAATACAGGCTACAGAAAAATCTGGAGCGTTCATATCTAGAGGAATATCTGTCTGCTTATCAGGAACTAGACATGATGAAAAAGCAGAAACGGTTTCTGCTGGGCCAAAGAATGCAGTTAGCCAGGTGACGTAATAACCAGCATGTTCTAAAGTACAACCAACCTCAAACTCATCCTTGTAAGGCCAAGGAGTCCCCGATTGACTCAACCATTTTTGATAAGGCATCTTATGAACTAGTCCATCATCCATTTCGGCGTAGACTAGTCGCACCTTGCCAACTTTATTTTCCCGTAGAGCCTTCCAAACTGTTTGAGCAGTTTCGCTCAACAGGCTGCATGGTGCAGAGGAGATATATAAACCCCGTTGTTCGGCTAAGTTTACCAATTCCTCAGCTTGCCACATGGACATTGCCAGAGGTTTCTCAGAGTAGACGTGTTTACCAGCCTCTAAAGCAGCTTTAGAAACTGAGTAATGACTACTAGGGTTGGTGAGATTCAAGACAATATCAACATTGTCATCCGCCAGCAGTTCTTCTAAGGAACTGTAAACACGAGAAATAGAATGGTAAGCAGCAAATTTAGCGGAGCGATCGCCATTGCGATCCATCACTCCCACCAATTTGAGTTCTGGGTGGAGTGGGAGTGATTTCAGATAGTAATCAGCAACAAATCCGCAGCCAACAATAGCAATGGATTTTGGAGCAGTAGTTGGGGAGGAAGACACTAAAACCGTACCTCAATTCTTGTATTCTACTAAAGTGCGCTGTTGTCTGAATAACCGAGACAAATGAAATTGAATTTGGCCTTGTAGTTGTGGGAATTTATCTAACACACAAAATAGGGAGTAGGAAATTGCCTCCCTTGTGTTTAACCCTCGCTGCCGCGTATTTTGGTACACTCGATAGGCTAGGAAAGTATAGGCCAGCAATAGTAAGAGTATGCTCAACCCTTTAGTTGACCATACAGCGGCGATCGCCAAAAATGGCAACAACAAACCCCAAAACCAAATCCTTTGACTTTCTCTCACCCAATGTCGTTCCGGCGCAGCGCCGTGTAGCCAAGAACCCTCTGCATAAGCATGACCACCTCGCAGCGATCGCTTCCACCACTGACTCAAACGAGTAATTTGAGCATCATGCAATGTCATCTCGGCATCTATACGCAAAATTCTGCCCCCTGCTTGCCGCAGCCGCACGCACAACTCTGGTTCTTCGCCTGCAATTAATGTGGGATTAAACCCACCTACATTTTTGAGTGCCGTGACACGCATCATAGAGTCGCCGCCACAAGCTAAAGCTTCGCCAATAGGCGTGTCCCACTCGATGTCACACAGAAGATTATAAATAGAATTGTTGGGGAATTCTTCTCTGCGGCGTCCACACACAACTACAACATCATGCTGGGTTAGCAATTCGCGCTGTGCAAGTTCTAACCATCCTTCGACTACACGACAATCTCCATCCACAAACTGCACAAATTCAATATTTGGCTCTATTTGTAATAAATATGCAAATCCGGAATTTCTGGCACGAGCAGCAGTAAATGGAATAGATAAATCAAGCTCTACAATATATGCACCCAGAGAACGAGCTAGGGTGACACTACCATCCGTTGAACCGGAATCTACATAAACAACTGTTATCCCTTCGCCGACTACTGATAGTAAGCATTGATGAAGACGATTGCCTTCATTTCTGCCGATAACTACAATTCCAATTGATTGCAAGGCCAAACCTCCTGCAATTCTTGATGTTTTATATAACTTCTCAACTCTAGTATTGGAGTCCGTAAAAATCCTGAAACATAATATCTAGAATTATCATCTTTACTAGCCCTTTTAAGGTGAGTGTACTATAAAAGTTTTGCCGGCACTTCAGGCATCGACTGCAATTGCACAGAGCAATGCTGCATTCAACCCCAAATCTTGGGACTGTCAATTAAGCGATCGCATCCTTGAAAGTAGGAAAAATGCTGGAAATTGTGTGAGTGAACCGTAGGGGCAAACGGTTGTTTGCCCGGAAATGGGTAAAATTATTTCTACAAATCACCTTAAAAGGGCTAGTCCTAATCACTTTACAATAGCAACTGTCTCTCTACTGACCTGCACGCTAGCACTGTTAAACTGATTCACTTTCAACCAATCAGCAAGACGAATAGACAGGGCGATCAACATTAACGTGGAATTGGCATGACCTGTTGTGGGGAAGACAGAACTACCAGCAATAAAGAGTCCTTCAACACCATGTACCTGTCCATTTTCATCCACTACCCCTTGTTTGGGATTAACCGACATTCGGGTAGTCCCAGTAGGATGCGCTCGATCAGTAAAGTTAGTCTGCCAATTTTCTTTAGCATCTAGCCACTCGGAGAGTTTGGGTTGAGGGAGTCCCAGCCGCTGAAACTCTTGATGGATTAAGTGAGCTAGTCGTCGTACTGTCTGCCGTTCCTGCTCACTGATTTTCCAATTCAGCTGGGAAAGTGGCATTCCCAAAGCATCTGTGCGATTAGAGAGTGTCACCCGACTCTCTGGATCAGGTAGTTGCTCTACCAAACAAGTCAGGTAAATTGCATCTGCCTTGGGAATAGGCGGACGATTTTGCACAAGCCGACGGTAAAATCCTTGAGCTATTGCCATCGGTTGCCTCAAAACAGCGATCGCATCCTCGTAGGCTTTTTTTGTTAACTGTTTGTTCTTAAACGCCGATTTGAGTTCTCGTAGGGCTGAAGCCGGATCATCTGATGCTGGTGGTACTTCTACAAAAGCCGCGCAATTGAGCAGCTGTTCTTGCTCCTGAATCTCTGAACTTAGAGCAATACCTTGGAGATAAGTGTGCCGTCCTTGCTGATCATCTAACCAGTAGTGTCCAAAACGATCCTGGAGTGAATCAGACTTTTTCTGATCGAAAGTGCCGACAATGGCGCCTGGATGATCCATGAGAAACCGACCCACCATGTCATTTTGATTGCCCACACCATAGGGAACCGTGCGGTTGGAGGCTAACAGCAATCGAGCATTTTCAATGCCACCACAGCAGAGTAAAATCACCTTAGCTTTGATTTGCGCCCGCTTTTTCTCTAATGTACTGACTTCTACCGACTCAACACGGTTGCCAGCTTCGTTGGTATTAATGTGGGTGACATTCGCGTGCAGCAGAAAGTGGATGTTGGGGGCATCTGGAGCCTGGTTACGAAAGCGCACAGGTTCAGAGGAATAATTATTTTCTCGGCTAAACTGCCAAAACTGGGGTCTGACCAGTTTCTCGTTGAGAAGAGGGGTAGGACGCGGCACTTTGAACTGCTCCCAAAGTCGCTCATCGTAGCAATTGGGTCCAATTCTCAGATTTTCTCCAGCTCGCTCCAAATAATTTTCCAAACTGTCGCGGGTGATAGGCCAGCCTGAGTAGGGAACCCAGGATCGCTGCTGAAAATCAATGTTGTCGAATGGCGCGCAACGCCCAGTCCAGATATGCGATGTCCCCCCCAAAATCCGATAGCGAATAACATCCTGATTCATCACCCTGGGCGCACCAACACTTTCAATTTCGTAAAGTGATTGAGTATCAGGTTCATCTGACAAGCCACCGCTCTCGATCACCCAAACTTCAGTTTTCGTATTGGCAAACTCTTTAGCAATGGATAAACCCGCAAATCCACTACCTACAATACACAAATCTGTTTCAATTACTAAATCGTCTTCTAATTGCCTGAGATCATTAAATTTCACGTTGATAGTCTCCTAAGCTTTCCCTAAACCGCCCTAAATAAGGGATGCACCTTCACTTTGTTCTGAGGTTTTCCAAAAACTCATCATATTCAGATGAAAGAGAGCTGATCGCACCTATTACTAAACCTGAATTCATGTTTACAGGTACGAGCTTGTAGAAACATTATGATGGGAGAATTGTAAACTTAGTGTATGGAATACGTAAAAAAACAATGAAACTACGAAAAATTACGGAGATACAGGGAGATAGAAACAAGAAGATAACCCAGCTTGTGGAATAGCTTCATCAAAAAAGAGGGCAAATTTACCCTCTAGAGACTATCAAGATTCAGTTCCGCCCGAAAATTCTCTCAATTAAGCATTATTTAGGGATTTCCGGGAAAATAAAATACCAATTTTTCGGGTGTGTGATGCGGCGATAATACATTGAGTTGAGCGATAGATGATTTTGTAGCGTCACGCATCGGTGATGGTTGTGGCTACTCAATTAGTACACTATTAATCAGCCAGTCCCTTACCTAAGGGGGGAAATCTAGTTCCCACCCCTTGCATCGGCTACGGTGTACACATAAGTACTATCTGAAAGGATTTCAAGCGTTATAGACCCCTTAAATTGTCATTACAAGTGGAGCGTTCGCGTCTCGTAGAGAAGTAATACCAAATTAAAAAAAGAATGCGACAGATGGGTAGGGGCACGGCACCCATAAACTATCGATTTTCCCGAAAGTCTATGGAAGCCGTGCCCGTACTGTAGATACTGTCTTGATTCGTCAAGAGGCATGAGCGAGATAATCAGGGTCAAAAGGCTTTTGGGATTTTAAAATCGCAAAAGCAAAATGCAAGAGCTTACGCATAACAGCACCAAGGACTTGCATTTTGACCTTGCCACGGTCAAGTAATCGCTGTGCAAATAATTTCAGCAAAGGATTATGGCGCATAGCAGCGACAGCAGGCATATAAAGTGCCTTTCGGAGTCGGGCATTGCCAATTCGCGATAAGTGAGACTTAGCTTGTACCGAAGAACCACTAGAACGTTCTTGGGGAGTTAAGCCAGCATGAGCAGCTAACTGGCGAGCGTTGCGGTATTGTTCAAGACAACCGATTTCGGTTAACAGCACAGCCGCAGTCTGCTCACCAATACCAGGGATTGAGGTTAAAAGGTCGCGCTTGGCCTTCAAATCAGGATGGCGCTCAAAGTGGTCGTGAATCAGTTGTTTCACCTGGACAATCAGCTGTTTTAACTGCTCTAAATGAGACTCAATTAAAGCGGCAACAGTGGGTGTGGCAGTTTCTAACCGATTCTGCTCCTGTTGGTACATGTCCGTGAGCGATTCTAAACGACGAAGGAGCGCTTGAAGCTCTTTCACCTCAACTGGTAAAGGAGTCCAAAGTTCTGGGGCAATCGCCAGACAAAAACGCGCAATCACTGCGGCATCTACTTTGTCCGTCTTAGTACGAAGTAGTTCGCTCTTGGCAAATCCTTTAATGCGGGATGGATTGACCACACTGACTTTGTGACCATTCTCCACTAAAAACTCTGCCAATGCTTCGCCATAGGTGCTTGTCGCTTCCATGCAGCCATGAACTTGAGTCGCTCCTTGTTTGATGAGCCAGTTTTGTAGGTTAACAAAACCTTCTGGATTGTTTTTAAAGACTTTGGATTTTGTGGTTTGGTTCTCCAGTATCAAAGTCACATGAAAATCTTTTTTACTGATATCGATACCGAGAACTATTTTTGACATGAGACATTTCCTCCACAGTTAATTTCTACAATAGAAGAACTGATGAATTGCATCTACTATCCTTGTGAATGCAGACTTTCCCAATATTTGGGGTCTAAGATACTGTCCAGTCTCTACAATTCAATTCGATTTCACCGATACAGGTTGCCAATCTACGTTACAGACTTTTGTATGGTCTCAGGGGCGGGGCAGCTTGACCTGGTATTACCAGTCCTCCAAAAAGAATTGTGTCGTTAAACTAGTACAGGACGGCGGAAATAAACCGAGTATTAAACAGCCAAAACTTTACCCTTATATGTCCACTTGAAAGGTTTAGCCATTGTTTGATTAAAGTAGTCAATAAAAGCAAGAATTCTAGTTTTGAGATCATCCTGACTCTGGAAACTGGCTCTTCTTAGTAACTTCCGTACCAAAATACTAAACCAAATTTCAATTTGGTTGAGCCAAGAAGAATGTAGTGGTGTGTAATGGAAAACGATTTGATGTGTGGGGTCACTTAAAAAAGCTGCACGA contains these protein-coding regions:
- a CDS encoding glycosyltransferase family 2 protein, which produces MQSIGIVVIGRNEGNRLHQCLLSVVGEGITVVYVDSGSTDGSVTLARSLGAYIVELDLSIPFTAARARNSGFAYLLQIEPNIEFVQFVDGDCRVVEGWLELAQRELLTQHDVVVVCGRRREEFPNNSIYNLLCDIEWDTPIGEALACGGDSMMRVTALKNVGGFNPTLIAGEEPELCVRLRQAGGRILRIDAEMTLHDAQITRLSQWWKRSLRGGHAYAEGSWLHGAAPERHWVRESQRIWFWGLLLPFLAIAAVWSTKGLSILLLLLAYTFLAYRVYQNTRQRGLNTREAISYSLFCVLDKFPQLQGQIQFHLSRLFRQQRTLVEYKN
- the crtR gene encoding beta-carotene hydroxylase; amino-acid sequence: MLTSEAQKPLAIPPKEFLAPPGDFNPTLLLFLVVVAMLVLSNFGYWLWEWPDWLCFSVNTLCLHCAGTVIHDACHQSAHRNRVINALLGHGSALILAFAFPVFTRVHLQHHGHVNHPQDDPDHYVSTGGPLWLIAVRFLYHEVFFFQRKLWRKYELLEWFISRLIVGAIFYISVQYHFLGYILNFWFIPAFLVGIALGLFFDYLPHRPFVERDRWKNARVYPNQILNILILGQNYHLIHHLWPSIPWYNYQPAYHVMKPLLDEKGCYQTSGLLQKKDFFEFVYDIFLGIRFHHHKATEK
- a CDS encoding IS110 family transposase, which translates into the protein MSKIVLGIDISKKDFHVTLILENQTTKSKVFKNNPEGFLVLKNWLSKQGATQVHGCMEATSTYGEALAEFLVENGHKVSVVNPSRIKGFAKSELLRTKTDKVDAAVIARFCLAIAPELWTPLPVEVKELQALLRRLESLTDMYQQEQNRLETATPTVAALIESHLEQLKQLIVQVKQLIHDHFERHPDLKAKRDLLTSIPGIGEQTAAVLLTEIGCLEQYRNARQLAAHAGLTPQERSSGSSVQAKSHLSRIGNARLRKALYMPAVAAMRHNPLLKLFAQRLLDRGKVKMQVLGAVMRKLLHFAFAILKSQKPFDPDYLAHAS
- a CDS encoding GMC oxidoreductase encodes the protein MKFNDLRQLEDDLVIETDLCIVGSGFAGLSIAKEFANTKTEVWVIESGGLSDEPDTQSLYEIESVGAPRVMNQDVIRYRILGGTSHIWTGRCAPFDNIDFQQRSWVPYSGWPITRDSLENYLERAGENLRIGPNCYDERLWEQFKVPRPTPLLNEKLVRPQFWQFSRENNYSSEPVRFRNQAPDAPNIHFLLHANVTHINTNEAGNRVESVEVSTLEKKRAQIKAKVILLCCGGIENARLLLASNRTVPYGVGNQNDMVGRFLMDHPGAIVGTFDQKKSDSLQDRFGHYWLDDQQGRHTYLQGIALSSEIQEQEQLLNCAAFVEVPPASDDPASALRELKSAFKNKQLTKKAYEDAIAVLRQPMAIAQGFYRRLVQNRPPIPKADAIYLTCLVEQLPDPESRVTLSNRTDALGMPLSQLNWKISEQERQTVRRLAHLIHQEFQRLGLPQPKLSEWLDAKENWQTNFTDRAHPTGTTRMSVNPKQGVVDENGQVHGVEGLFIAGSSVFPTTGHANSTLMLIALSIRLADWLKVNQFNSASVQVSRETVAIVK
- the pyk gene encoding pyruvate kinase, whose amino-acid sequence is MQLRDSIRRTKIVATIGPATSSPEMLKAIIEAGATTLRLNFSHGTHADHQRNIRLIRQTAFELNQPVAILQDLQGPKIRLGKFENGSIIVAKGDRFTLTNRPVIGTQDISCITYDYLAEEVPVGAKILLDDGRVEMLVEEINRDKGDLHCRVTVPGKLSNNKGVNFPGVYLSIKAMTDKDREDLMFGLDQGVDWVALSFVRNPQDLIEIKELISSTGKYVPVVAKIEKHEAIEQMEAVLALCDGVMVARGDLGVELPAEDVPILQKRLIATANRLGIPIITATQMLDSMVSNPRPTRAEVSDVANAILDGTDAVMLSNETAVGDFPVEAVATMARIAERIEQEEALSSTVRQLRDARRSIPNAISQAVGQIAEQLGAAAIMTLTQTGATARNVSKFRPRTPILAITPHVNVARQLQMVWGVKPLLVLGLPSTGQTFQAAINVAQENELLTEGDLVVMTAGTLQGVSGSTDLIKVEVVTAVLGQGIGLGQGSVSGRARVAHTGMEVSNFNPGDILVAPRTSADFVEAIRKAAGIITEDESLTSHAAVIGLRLGVPVIVGVKKATQVIRDGAILTMDLQRGLIYSGAVGTP
- a CDS encoding Gfo/Idh/MocA family protein is translated as MSSSPTTAPKSIAIVGCGFVADYYLKSLPLHPELKLVGVMDRNGDRSAKFAAYHSISRVYSSLEELLADDNVDIVLNLTNPSSHYSVSKAALEAGKHVYSEKPLAMSMWQAEELVNLAEQRGLYISSAPCSLLSETAQTVWKALRENKVGKVRLVYAEMDDGLVHKMPYQKWLSQSGTPWPYKDEFEVGCTLEHAGYYVTWLTAFFGPAETVSAFSSCLVPDKQTDIPLDMNAPDFSVACIKFASGVVARLTCSIVAPHDHSLRIIGDDGILGIKDCWYYGSPVYIRRSITIRRKRLEGIWKQNYPLVRKAARLGSRSAQEMDFCRGVAEMADAIAGERPSRLSARFSLHNNELVLAIHNSLETGSPYKLTTSFEPIEPMPWAQ
- a CDS encoding IS110 family transposase, which produces MSKIVLGIDISKKDFHVTLILENQTTKSKVFKNNPEGFVNLQNWLIKQGATQVHGCMEATSTYGEALAEFLVENGHKVSVVNPSRIKGFAKSELLRTKTDKVDAAVIARFCLAIAPELWTPLPVEVKELQALLRRLESLTDMYQQEQNRLETATPTVAALIESHLEQLKQLIVQVKQLIHDHFERHPDLKAKRDLLTSIPGIGEQTAAVLLTEIGCLEQYRNARQLAAHAGLTPQERSSGSSVQAKSHLSRIGNARLRKALYMPAVAAMRHNPLLKLFAQRLLDRGKVKMQVLGAVMRKLLHFAFAILKSQKPFDPDYLAHAS